In Streptomyces nojiriensis, one genomic interval encodes:
- a CDS encoding CobW family GTP-binding protein has protein sequence MNSRQPIPVVVLAGFLGSGKTTVLNHLLAGRGGTRIGVVVNDFGSIEVDAMSVAGQVGDSMVSLGGGCLCCAVDGSELDAYLEKLSAPAHRIDVIVIEASGLAEPQEMIRMLMASENPAIRYGGMVEVVDAAEFDATRTRHPETDRHLAVADLVVLNKTDRVDAAERARIERELAVLCAPGTPVVGADHGRIDPELLFDRRPWTETRGQLSFEDLLAEADGDEHGHDRCGHAHAAYESTEFTSEQALSPRRFIDFLDRRPAGLYRIKGFVHFGVPGHQECYEVHAVGRFLRFAPRPWGRGEARLSRLVLIGSGTDGPGLLRELEACREPAPHEARPESMWGVLRYVARPAEPGHEFPGTGPDET, from the coding sequence GTGAACAGCAGGCAGCCCATCCCCGTCGTCGTCCTGGCCGGTTTCCTCGGATCCGGCAAGACCACCGTGCTGAACCACCTCCTCGCCGGCCGCGGGGGCACCCGCATCGGGGTCGTCGTCAACGACTTCGGATCGATCGAGGTCGACGCGATGTCGGTGGCCGGACAGGTCGGGGACTCCATGGTCTCCCTCGGCGGCGGCTGCCTGTGCTGCGCCGTCGACGGCAGCGAACTCGACGCGTACCTGGAGAAGCTCTCCGCCCCCGCCCACCGCATCGACGTGATCGTCATCGAGGCGAGCGGACTGGCCGAGCCCCAGGAGATGATCCGGATGCTCATGGCCAGCGAGAATCCCGCCATCCGCTACGGCGGGATGGTGGAGGTCGTGGACGCCGCCGAATTCGACGCCACCCGGACCAGACACCCGGAGACCGACCGCCACCTCGCCGTCGCGGACCTGGTGGTACTCAACAAGACCGACCGCGTGGACGCGGCCGAGCGGGCCCGGATCGAGCGGGAGCTCGCCGTGCTCTGCGCCCCGGGCACCCCCGTCGTCGGCGCCGACCACGGGCGGATCGACCCGGAGCTGCTCTTCGACCGCAGGCCCTGGACCGAGACCCGCGGGCAGCTCTCCTTCGAGGACCTGCTCGCGGAGGCCGACGGCGACGAGCACGGCCACGACCGCTGCGGCCACGCGCACGCCGCTTACGAGAGCACGGAGTTCACCTCCGAGCAGGCCCTGTCCCCGCGCCGGTTCATCGACTTCCTCGACCGGCGTCCGGCCGGGCTCTACCGGATCAAGGGCTTCGTCCACTTCGGCGTACCCGGGCACCAGGAGTGCTACGAGGTCCACGCGGTCGGCCGCTTCCTCCGCTTCGCCCCGAGGCCCTGGGGGCGGGGCGAGGCACGCCTGAGCCGGCTCGTCCTGATCGGCTCCGGCACCGACGGGCCGGGCCTGCTGCGCGAGCTGGAGGCCTGCCGCGAACCGGCCCCGCACGAGGCGCGCCCCGAGAGCATGTGGGGCGTACTGCGGTACGTGGCCCGGCCCGCGGAGCCCGGGCACGAGTTTCCCGGGACCGGCCCGGACGAGACCTGA
- a CDS encoding restriction endonuclease: MSRRAGSGLIGNWAEAQRRQQQTQLVQQREAERRQRAHERDANRSHRQYREAEALRRTAQLDAEVEALKCLLAAGCRAPAFRISALARPDRLQPFDPGALAHPVPMPRIEDFQRQSSGWTLGSNQRAQAEREAHARYTQAWQAANAAEAQRRQQLAAYQQQYDRWAAEQLAGMRAHDGGLTELADALRAGDAEAAVEYFSAALYASTAWPEGLPRQVAAAYDPAARQLVLDWELPGYAVVPEARAVQYLPSTDQDKVKPRPVTERRALYRDLLAQCVLLVVRELYAADEFGVLDSVVVNGFVDCHDPVTGQEARFVLATVPAARGAFAGLRLEQVSAVDCLVSGLGGLLSARPDQLTAVRPGRRPDEVGGDVVSHGGYTGDADEDEPDLFAMDPIAFENLVAELFRAMGMEAVTTQRSGDGGVDVEAVDPAPIRGGRIVVQVKRYRNTVPPTAVRDLYGTVQDKGANKGVLVTTASFGPGSYTFANGKPLELVPGTDLVELLHQYGLRGRLGGGGAAPPARRAAAEPAPPADHNVLGMSWSGSVALDVCALVCTGNRVLSEEHFVFFNNPRTPDGSVRARAHAAPDKAALEVSFDALPSQADRLVLVAAIDPEVDPHADLAGFTDAHIRLLSAGGEELGRLDVSDGRAGETALVLGSFRHRSNGDWDFVIGGKGYRGGLEDLLGEFGVEVA; this comes from the coding sequence ATGAGCCGTCGAGCGGGCAGCGGACTGATCGGGAACTGGGCGGAGGCCCAGCGCCGGCAGCAACAGACGCAGCTGGTCCAGCAGCGGGAGGCCGAGCGCCGGCAGCGGGCCCACGAACGGGACGCGAACCGGAGCCACCGGCAGTACCGCGAGGCCGAGGCCCTGCGGCGTACCGCGCAGCTCGACGCCGAGGTCGAGGCCCTCAAGTGCCTGTTGGCCGCGGGCTGCCGGGCACCGGCGTTCCGGATATCCGCCCTGGCCCGGCCCGACCGGCTGCAGCCCTTCGACCCCGGTGCCCTGGCGCACCCGGTGCCGATGCCCCGCATCGAGGATTTCCAGCGGCAGAGCAGCGGCTGGACGCTCGGGTCGAACCAGCGTGCGCAGGCGGAGCGGGAGGCGCACGCCCGCTACACCCAGGCCTGGCAGGCCGCGAACGCCGCGGAGGCGCAGCGCCGGCAGCAACTGGCCGCGTACCAACAGCAGTACGACCGGTGGGCGGCCGAGCAGCTCGCGGGGATGCGGGCACACGACGGCGGGCTCACCGAGCTGGCCGACGCGCTGCGCGCGGGTGACGCCGAGGCGGCGGTGGAGTACTTCTCGGCGGCCCTGTACGCCTCGACCGCCTGGCCCGAGGGGCTGCCGAGGCAGGTGGCGGCGGCGTACGATCCGGCCGCGCGCCAGCTGGTGCTGGACTGGGAGCTGCCCGGGTACGCGGTGGTCCCGGAGGCCCGGGCGGTGCAGTACCTGCCGAGCACGGACCAGGACAAGGTGAAGCCCCGCCCGGTCACGGAACGGCGGGCACTGTACCGGGACCTGCTGGCCCAGTGCGTGCTGCTGGTGGTGCGCGAGCTGTACGCGGCGGACGAGTTCGGCGTACTGGACTCGGTCGTGGTGAACGGCTTCGTGGACTGCCACGATCCGGTGACGGGCCAGGAGGCGCGGTTCGTGCTCGCCACGGTGCCGGCGGCGCGCGGCGCCTTCGCCGGGCTGCGGCTGGAGCAGGTCAGCGCGGTGGACTGTCTGGTCTCGGGGCTCGGCGGGCTGCTGTCGGCGCGGCCCGACCAGCTGACGGCGGTTCGCCCCGGGCGCCGGCCCGACGAGGTCGGCGGGGATGTCGTCAGCCACGGCGGGTACACGGGCGACGCGGACGAGGACGAGCCGGATCTCTTCGCGATGGACCCGATCGCCTTCGAGAACCTGGTCGCCGAGCTGTTCCGGGCGATGGGCATGGAGGCGGTTACGACGCAACGGTCGGGCGACGGCGGGGTCGATGTGGAGGCGGTGGACCCGGCGCCGATCCGGGGCGGGCGGATCGTGGTGCAGGTCAAGCGCTACCGGAACACGGTGCCGCCGACGGCCGTGCGTGATCTGTACGGCACGGTCCAGGACAAGGGGGCGAACAAGGGGGTGCTCGTCACCACCGCGTCCTTCGGCCCCGGGTCGTACACCTTTGCCAACGGCAAGCCGCTGGAGTTGGTTCCCGGGACGGACCTGGTCGAGCTGCTCCACCAGTACGGACTGCGTGGCCGGCTCGGCGGCGGCGGCGCCGCGCCGCCCGCGCGGCGGGCGGCGGCCGAACCGGCTCCCCCGGCCGACCACAACGTGCTCGGCATGTCCTGGTCGGGTTCGGTGGCGCTCGACGTGTGCGCGCTCGTCTGCACGGGCAACCGGGTGCTGAGCGAGGAGCACTTCGTCTTCTTCAACAACCCGCGGACCCCGGACGGTTCGGTACGGGCCCGCGCGCACGCGGCGCCCGACAAGGCGGCGCTGGAGGTCTCCTTCGACGCCCTGCCGTCGCAGGCCGACCGGCTGGTCCTCGTGGCCGCGATCGACCCGGAGGTCGACCCCCACGCCGACCTCGCCGGCTTCACCGACGCCCACATCCGGCTGCTGTCCGCGGGCGGCGAGGAACTGGGCCGGCTGGACGTCTCCGACGGGCGCGCCGGCGAGACCGCCCTGGTCCTCGGTTCGTTCCGGCACCGCTCCAACGGCGACTGGGACTTCGTGATCGGCGGCAAGGGCTACCGGGGCGGCCTGGAGGACCTGCTGGGCGAGTTCGGGGTCGAGGTCGCCTAG
- a CDS encoding DNA gyrase/topoisomerase IV subunit A has protein sequence MARRSTKTPPPEDFEEKILDIDVVDEMQGSFLEYAYSVIYSRALPDARDGMKPVHRRIVYQMNEMGLRPDRGYVKCARVVGEVMGKLHPHGDASIYDALVRMAQPFSMRLPLVDGHGNFGSLGNDDPPAAMRYTECKMADATSLMTESIDEDTVDFTANYDGQEREPVALPAAYPNLLVNGASGIAVGMATNMPPHNLGEVIAAARHLIRYPQADLEALMRFVPGPDLPTGGRIVGLSGIKDAYENGRGTFKIRATVAVEDVTARRKGLVVTELPFTVGPEKVIAKIKDLVGSKKLQGIADVKDLTDRSHGLRLVIEIKNGFHPEAVLEQLYKLTPMEESFGINNVALVDGQPLTLGLKELLEVYLDHRFEVVRRRSEFRRTKRRDRLHLVEGLLVALLDIDEVIRLIRDSDNSAQAKSRLMERFSLSEIQTQYILDTPLRRLTRFDRIELESERDRLTGEIDELTGILESDSELRKLVSAELAAVAKKFGTGRRTVLLESAGTAVAAVPLEVADDPCRVLLSSTGLLARTANGDALPEEEGGARAKHDLIVSQVAATARADVGVVTSYGRLLRLSVIDLPQLPDTHAAPNLAGGAPVSEFVSGLEADEKVICLTSLDESSQGLALGTEQGVVKRVVPDYPANKDELEVITLKEGDRIVGAVELRTGEEDLVFITDDAQLLRYPAGQVRPQGRPAGGMAGIKLADGAKVIHFSAVDPARDAVVFTVAGSHGTLDGSVLSGKLTPFDQYPRKGRATGGVRCQRFLKGEDVLVLAWAGGSPVRAAAANGTPAELPAVDPRRDGSGAALPSAVAALAGAAL, from the coding sequence ATGGCCCGCCGCAGCACGAAGACCCCGCCGCCGGAGGATTTCGAGGAGAAGATCCTCGACATCGACGTCGTCGACGAAATGCAGGGCTCCTTCCTCGAGTACGCGTACTCGGTGATCTACTCCCGTGCCCTGCCCGACGCCCGGGACGGCATGAAGCCGGTGCACCGGCGCATCGTGTACCAGATGAACGAGATGGGCCTGCGCCCCGACCGCGGCTACGTGAAGTGCGCCCGTGTCGTCGGCGAGGTCATGGGCAAGCTCCACCCGCACGGTGACGCGTCGATCTACGACGCCCTCGTGCGCATGGCGCAGCCCTTCTCCATGCGGCTGCCGCTGGTCGACGGCCACGGCAACTTCGGTTCGCTCGGCAACGACGACCCGCCGGCCGCGATGCGTTACACCGAGTGCAAGATGGCCGACGCCACCTCGCTGATGACGGAGTCGATCGACGAGGACACCGTCGACTTCACCGCCAACTACGACGGCCAGGAGCGGGAGCCGGTCGCCCTGCCCGCCGCCTACCCGAACCTGCTGGTCAACGGCGCGTCCGGGATCGCGGTCGGGATGGCCACCAACATGCCCCCGCACAACCTCGGCGAGGTCATCGCGGCCGCCCGCCACCTGATCCGGTACCCGCAGGCGGACCTGGAGGCGCTGATGCGCTTCGTGCCGGGTCCGGACCTGCCCACGGGCGGCCGGATCGTCGGGCTCTCGGGCATCAAGGACGCCTACGAGAACGGCCGCGGCACCTTCAAGATCCGCGCGACGGTGGCCGTGGAGGACGTGACGGCGCGCCGCAAGGGCCTGGTCGTCACCGAACTGCCCTTCACGGTCGGCCCCGAAAAGGTCATCGCGAAGATCAAGGACCTGGTCGGCTCGAAGAAGCTCCAGGGCATCGCCGACGTGAAGGACCTCACCGACCGCTCGCACGGCCTGCGCCTGGTCATCGAGATCAAGAACGGCTTCCACCCGGAGGCCGTGCTGGAGCAGCTCTACAAGCTGACGCCGATGGAGGAGTCCTTCGGCATCAACAACGTGGCGCTGGTGGACGGGCAGCCCCTGACGCTGGGCCTCAAGGAGCTGCTGGAGGTCTATCTCGACCACCGCTTCGAGGTCGTCCGGCGGCGCAGCGAGTTCCGCCGCACCAAGCGCCGCGACCGCCTGCACCTGGTCGAGGGCCTGCTGGTGGCGCTCCTCGACATCGACGAGGTCATCCGGCTCATCCGGGACAGCGACAACTCCGCGCAGGCCAAGTCCCGGCTGATGGAGCGGTTCTCGCTGAGCGAGATCCAGACCCAGTACATCCTGGACACCCCGCTGCGCCGGCTCACCCGGTTCGACCGGATCGAGCTGGAGTCCGAGCGCGACCGGCTGACGGGCGAGATCGACGAGCTGACCGGGATCCTCGAGTCGGACAGCGAGCTGCGCAAGCTGGTCTCCGCGGAACTGGCGGCGGTCGCGAAGAAGTTCGGCACCGGGCGCCGTACGGTGCTGCTGGAGTCCGCGGGCACCGCGGTGGCGGCCGTTCCGCTGGAGGTCGCGGACGACCCGTGCCGGGTGCTGCTGTCCTCGACGGGCCTGCTGGCGCGTACGGCGAACGGCGACGCGCTGCCGGAGGAGGAGGGCGGCGCCCGCGCCAAGCACGACCTGATCGTCTCGCAGGTCGCCGCGACCGCCCGGGCCGATGTCGGCGTGGTCACCTCGTACGGGCGGCTGCTGCGGCTGTCGGTGATCGACCTGCCGCAGCTGCCGGACACGCACGCCGCGCCGAACCTGGCGGGCGGCGCCCCCGTCTCGGAGTTCGTCTCCGGGCTGGAGGCGGACGAGAAGGTGATCTGCCTGACCTCGCTGGACGAGTCCTCGCAGGGCCTCGCGCTGGGCACCGAGCAGGGCGTGGTCAAGCGCGTCGTGCCGGACTACCCGGCGAACAAGGACGAGCTGGAGGTCATCACCCTCAAGGAGGGCGACCGGATCGTCGGCGCGGTCGAGCTGCGCACGGGTGAGGAGGACCTGGTCTTCATCACCGACGACGCCCAGCTGCTGCGCTATCCGGCGGGCCAGGTCCGCCCGCAGGGCCGTCCGGCGGGCGGTATGGCGGGCATCAAGCTCGCCGACGGCGCCAAGGTGATCCACTTCTCGGCCGTGGACCCGGCGCGGGACGCCGTGGTCTTCACGGTGGCGGGCTCGCACGGCACCCTGGACGGCTCGGTGCTGTCCGGGAAGCTGACCCCCTTCGACCAGTACCCGCGCAAGGGCCGGGCCACGGGCGGCGTGCGCTGCCAGCGGTTCCTGAAGGGCGAGGACGTGCTGGTCCTGGCCTGGGCGGGCGGCTCCCCCGTCCGCGCGGCGGCGGCGAACGGCACTCCGGCCGAGCTGCCGGCCGTGGACCCGCGCCGGGACGGCTCGGGGGCGGCACTGCCGTCGGCGGTCGCGGCGCTGGCGGGAGCCGCACTGTAG
- a CDS encoding M16 family metallopeptidase: protein MGHTATAQAGSGGLTATEHRLANGLRVVLSEDHLTPVAAVCLWYDVGSRHEVKGRTGLAHLFEHLMFQGSASVPGNGHFELVQGAGGSLNGTTSFERTNYFETMPTHQLELALWLEADRMGSLLAALDDESMENQRDVVKNERRQRYDNVPYGTAFERLTALAYPEGHPYHHTPIGSMADLDAASLEDARTFFRTYYAPNNAVLSVVGDIDPEQTLAWVEKYFGTIPAHDGKQPPRDGSLPDIIGEQLREEIVEEVPARALMAAYRLPHDGTRECDAADVALTILGGGESSLLHNRLVRRDQSAVAAGFGMLRLAGAPSLGWLDVKTSSGVEIPDIEAAVDEELARFAAEGPTAEEMERAQAQLEREWLDRLSTVAGRADELCRFAVLFGDPQLALTAVQRVLDVTAEEVQAVAAARLRPDNRAVLVYEPLAADESDQHDESDDSDENEGAEQ, encoded by the coding sequence ATGGGTCACACGGCCACAGCCCAGGCCGGCTCCGGCGGCCTGACAGCGACCGAGCACCGGCTGGCCAACGGCCTGCGCGTGGTGCTCTCCGAGGACCACCTGACCCCGGTCGCCGCGGTCTGCCTCTGGTACGACGTCGGCTCGCGCCACGAAGTCAAGGGACGCACCGGCCTGGCTCACCTCTTCGAGCACCTGATGTTCCAGGGGTCGGCGAGCGTACCCGGCAACGGGCACTTCGAACTGGTCCAGGGCGCCGGCGGCTCCCTCAACGGCACCACCAGCTTCGAGCGCACCAACTACTTCGAGACGATGCCGACCCACCAGCTGGAGCTCGCCCTCTGGCTGGAGGCGGACCGGATGGGGTCCCTGCTGGCCGCCCTGGACGACGAGTCCATGGAGAACCAGCGCGACGTCGTCAAGAACGAGCGCCGCCAGCGGTACGACAACGTCCCCTACGGCACGGCCTTCGAGCGGCTCACCGCCCTGGCCTACCCCGAGGGCCACCCGTACCACCACACCCCGATCGGCTCCATGGCCGACCTGGACGCCGCCTCCCTGGAGGACGCGCGCACCTTCTTCCGTACGTACTACGCGCCCAACAACGCGGTGCTCTCGGTCGTCGGCGACATCGACCCCGAGCAGACGCTCGCCTGGGTCGAGAAGTACTTCGGCACCATCCCCGCGCACGACGGCAAGCAGCCGCCCCGCGACGGCTCGCTGCCCGACATCATCGGGGAGCAGCTGCGCGAGGAGATCGTCGAGGAGGTCCCGGCGCGTGCGCTGATGGCCGCCTACCGGCTGCCGCACGACGGCACCCGCGAGTGCGACGCCGCCGACGTGGCGCTGACCATCCTGGGCGGCGGCGAGTCCTCGCTGCTGCACAACCGGCTGGTACGCCGCGACCAGAGCGCCGTCGCGGCCGGCTTCGGCATGCTGCGCCTGGCCGGGGCGCCCTCCCTGGGCTGGCTGGACGTCAAGACCTCCAGCGGGGTCGAGATCCCCGACATCGAGGCGGCCGTGGACGAGGAGCTCGCGCGGTTCGCCGCCGAGGGCCCGACGGCCGAGGAGATGGAGCGCGCCCAGGCGCAGCTGGAGCGCGAGTGGCTGGACCGGCTGAGCACGGTGGCCGGCCGCGCCGACGAACTGTGCCGCTTCGCGGTGCTGTTCGGCGACCCGCAGCTGGCGCTGACCGCCGTCCAGCGCGTCCTCGACGTCACCGCCGAGGAGGTGCAGGCCGTGGCCGCGGCCCGACTGCGCCCGGACAACCGCGCGGTGCTCGTCTACGAGCCGCTCGCGGCCGACGAGTCCGACCAGCACGACGAGTCCGACGACTCCGACGAGAACGAGGGGGCGGAGCAGTGA
- a CDS encoding M16 family metallopeptidase: MTFHPRPQAGEPQPWAFPAPDRGQLSNGLTLLRCHRPGQQVVAVEVNLAAPLDAEPEGLDGVATIMARAFSEGTDKHSAEEFAAELERCGATLDAHADHPGLRVSLEVPASRLPKALGLLAEALRAPAFADAEVDRLVRNRLDEIPHELANPQRRAAKQLSKELFPATLRMSRPRQGTEETVARIDSAAVRAFYEAHVRPATATAVVVGDLTGIDLDAVLADTLGAWTGNTAAALPVPPVTADDTGRVVIVDRPGAVQTQLLIGRIGADRHDRVWAAQVLGTYCLGGTLTSRLDKVLREEKGYTYGVRAFGQVLRSTADGKGASMLAISGSVDTPNTGPALEDLWKVLRTLAEGGLTDAERDVAVQNLVGVAPLKFETAASVASTLADQVEQELPDDYQAQLYAQLAETGTVEATTAVVKAFPADRLVTVLVGDAALIEEPVRALGIGEVTVVSN; encoded by the coding sequence ATGACCTTCCACCCGCGCCCGCAGGCCGGCGAGCCGCAGCCGTGGGCCTTCCCGGCCCCCGACCGCGGGCAGCTGTCCAACGGGCTGACCCTGCTGCGCTGCCACCGGCCCGGCCAGCAGGTCGTCGCGGTCGAGGTCAACCTCGCCGCCCCGCTGGACGCCGAGCCCGAGGGCCTGGACGGCGTGGCGACCATCATGGCGCGGGCGTTCTCCGAGGGCACCGACAAGCACTCCGCCGAGGAGTTCGCGGCCGAGCTGGAGCGCTGCGGCGCCACCCTGGACGCGCACGCCGACCACCCGGGCCTGCGGGTCTCGCTGGAGGTCCCGGCCTCCCGGCTGCCCAAGGCGCTGGGCCTGCTCGCCGAGGCGCTGCGCGCCCCCGCCTTCGCCGACGCCGAGGTCGACCGGCTGGTGCGCAACCGGCTCGACGAGATCCCGCACGAGCTGGCCAACCCCCAGCGCCGCGCCGCCAAGCAGCTCTCCAAGGAGCTCTTCCCCGCCACCCTGCGGATGTCCCGGCCGCGCCAGGGCACCGAGGAGACGGTCGCCCGGATCGACTCCGCCGCCGTACGCGCCTTCTACGAGGCCCACGTACGCCCCGCCACCGCCACCGCGGTGGTCGTCGGCGACCTGACCGGCATCGACCTGGACGCCGTGCTCGCGGACACCCTGGGCGCCTGGACGGGCAACACCGCCGCCGCCCTCCCGGTGCCGCCGGTGACCGCCGACGACACCGGCCGCGTGGTCATCGTGGACCGGCCCGGCGCGGTCCAGACGCAGCTGCTGATCGGCCGGATCGGGGCGGACCGCCACGACCGGGTGTGGGCGGCCCAGGTGCTGGGCACGTACTGCCTGGGCGGCACGCTCACCTCGCGCCTGGACAAGGTGCTGCGCGAGGAGAAGGGGTACACCTACGGCGTGCGCGCCTTCGGCCAGGTGCTGCGCTCCACCGCGGACGGCAAGGGCGCCTCGATGCTCGCCATCAGCGGCTCGGTGGACACCCCGAACACCGGACCGGCGCTGGAGGACCTCTGGAAGGTGCTGCGCACCCTCGCGGAGGGCGGTCTGACCGACGCCGAACGCGATGTCGCCGTGCAGAACCTGGTGGGCGTGGCCCCGCTGAAGTTCGAGACGGCGGCCTCGGTCGCGAGCACGCTCGCCGACCAGGTCGAGCAGGAGCTGCCGGACGACTACCAGGCGCAGTTGTACGCCCAGCTCGCCGAGACGGGCACGGTGGAGGCGACCACGGCGGTCGTCAAGGCCTTCCCCGCGGACCGGCTGGTCACCGTCCTGGTGGGCGACGCGGCGCTGATCGAGGAGCCCGTGCGGGCTCTTGGGATCGGAGAGGTCACGGTCGTCTCCAACTGA
- a CDS encoding M23 family metallopeptidase, protein MAFGSRPAGTGKHRGSSRLSKKTAGYAGIAAIATTGVVGSLAAPAFAADNHSSTIGQDNGLGAVVVAEDLAGDIADQAETQHRGAEQDAAKAQAEADAKQRAAEAKRLAEAKAKVEREAAERAAREEERKRLNTFVAPVDGSYVSTQYHAGGGMWSSGSHTGIDFHAASGTSVHAVGVGTVVEAGWGGAYGNNVVIKHNDGTYTQYGHMTSLNVSVGDQVTPGQQIGLSGSTGNSSGPHLHFEARTGSQYGSDIDPIAYLRSHGVSL, encoded by the coding sequence ATGGCGTTTGGCAGTCGTCCCGCTGGTACCGGTAAGCACCGTGGCTCCAGCCGTCTGAGCAAGAAGACCGCCGGTTACGCCGGTATCGCCGCGATCGCCACCACGGGTGTCGTCGGCTCCCTCGCCGCCCCGGCCTTCGCCGCGGACAACCACAGCAGCACCATCGGCCAGGACAACGGCCTGGGCGCCGTGGTCGTCGCCGAGGACCTCGCGGGCGACATCGCAGACCAGGCCGAGACCCAGCACCGCGGCGCCGAGCAGGACGCCGCCAAGGCGCAGGCCGAGGCCGACGCGAAGCAGCGGGCCGCGGAGGCCAAGCGCCTCGCCGAGGCCAAGGCGAAGGTCGAGCGCGAGGCCGCCGAGCGCGCCGCCCGCGAGGAGGAGCGCAAGCGCCTCAACACCTTCGTCGCCCCGGTGGACGGCTCGTACGTCAGCACGCAGTACCACGCGGGCGGCGGCATGTGGTCCTCCGGCTCCCACACGGGCATCGACTTCCACGCCGCCTCCGGTACCTCGGTCCACGCGGTGGGCGTCGGCACCGTCGTCGAGGCCGGCTGGGGTGGCGCGTACGGCAACAACGTCGTCATCAAGCACAACGACGGCACCTACACCCAGTACGGGCACATGACCTCGCTGAACGTCTCCGTCGGCGACCAGGTCACCCCCGGCCAGCAGATCGGCCTGTCGGGCTCCACCGGCAACTCCAGCGGCCCGCACCTGCACTTCGAGGCCCGCACCGGCTCGCAGTACGGCTCGGACATCGACCCGATCGCGTACCTGCGCTCGCACGGCGTCAGCCTCTGA
- a CDS encoding GntR family transcriptional regulator, protein MRIPAHAVCTAIRDDIVSGVFEPGGRLTEEVLARRYGVSRVPVREALRTLESEGFVTTRRHAGACVAEPTEQEAADLLELRMLLEPLAAARAARRRTDAHLKVLRGLVRLGQERARRGQGEDLRSLGGWFHETLAQSSGSPGLIALLTQMRHKIAWMYVVEAPARPVDSWAEHGAIVDAVARGDAERARALTAVHADRAAGAHRLRLRAAVSTSQPAVNMSGGRH, encoded by the coding sequence TTGCGTATTCCTGCGCACGCGGTATGCACAGCAATCCGCGACGACATCGTCTCCGGGGTGTTCGAGCCGGGCGGCCGGCTGACCGAGGAGGTGCTGGCCCGCCGGTACGGGGTCTCGCGCGTCCCGGTGCGCGAGGCCCTGCGGACCCTGGAGTCCGAGGGGTTCGTGACCACGCGGCGGCACGCGGGGGCCTGCGTGGCGGAGCCGACCGAGCAGGAGGCCGCGGACCTGCTGGAGCTGCGGATGCTCCTGGAGCCGCTGGCCGCGGCGAGAGCGGCCCGGCGGCGCACCGACGCGCACCTCAAGGTGCTGCGCGGGCTGGTCAGGCTGGGGCAGGAGCGGGCCAGGCGGGGCCAGGGCGAGGATCTGCGGTCCCTGGGCGGCTGGTTCCACGAGACGCTCGCCCAGTCCTCCGGCAGCCCCGGGCTGATCGCGCTGCTCACGCAGATGCGGCACAAGATCGCGTGGATGTACGTGGTGGAGGCGCCGGCCCGGCCCGTGGACTCCTGGGCGGAGCACGGGGCGATCGTGGACGCGGTGGCGCGCGGTGACGCCGAACGGGCGCGGGCGCTGACCGCGGTCCACGCCGACCGGGCGGCGGGGGCGCACCGGCTGCGGCTCCGCGCGGCGGTGAGCACTTCGCAACCTGCCGTAAACATGTCGGGCGGCCGGCATTAA
- a CDS encoding HPr family phosphocarrier protein translates to MAERRVNVGWAEGLHARPASIFVRATTASGVPVTIAKSGGDPVNAASMLAVLGLGAQGGEEIVLASEAEGADAALDRLAKLVAEGLEELPETV, encoded by the coding sequence ATGGCAGAGCGCCGCGTCAACGTTGGTTGGGCCGAGGGCCTGCACGCTCGTCCCGCCTCGATCTTCGTCCGTGCGACGACCGCTTCCGGCGTCCCGGTGACCATCGCGAAGTCCGGCGGCGACCCCGTCAACGCCGCCTCCATGCTGGCGGTCCTGGGCCTGGGCGCCCAAGGCGGCGAGGAGATCGTCCTCGCCTCCGAGGCCGAGGGTGCGGACGCCGCGCTCGACCGCCTCGCGAAGCTGGTCGCCGAGGGTCTCGAGGAGCTCCCCGAGACCGTCTGA